CGGTGTTGATCGCGACGATCTCGGCGTCGGCGGCGACGGCGCCGAGGTGGGCGAGCGAACCGGACGCCGCACACGCGACGTACAGCCGCGGTGCGACGTGCCGCGCGCCGACGCCGACTTCCCGCGATCGGGGCGCGAGGCCGGCGGCGCACGCGGATCCGGTCGCGCCGAACGCTCCGCCGAGCCGCTCGGCGAGGTCGCGGACGAGGGCGACGTCGCGGTCGCTCCGGACGCCGGCGCCGACGGTGACGACGACCGTCGCGCGATCCAGGTCCGCGCCGTCGTCGTCGGTCTCGTCGAGGACGGCCAGCGGCGCGGCGGCGCGGACCGGCACGTCGATCCACTGAAGCTGCGCGTCTCCGGCGCGGCCGCGGCTCGGGGCGAACGCGCCGGTCGACACGGTGGCGACGACGGGCCGGTCGATTTCGGTGACGGTCAGGCGGCGCAGCCACCGCGCGTGAAACAGCGGTCGCGACAGCACGAGATCGCCGCGCGGCCCGCACTCGATCGACGGCTCGGCCACGAACGCGCCGCCGAGCCGGGCGGCCAGGCGCGGCGCGATGTCGCGGCCGGCCGGAGTGGCCGCCATCAGGATCAGCAGCGGCCGCGCCGGCTCGATCGCATCGTACAGCGCCGCGCCGTGCGGCTGCCACGCGGTGGGCGCGCCGAGGGCCGCCCCCCGCAGCGCGACGACCCGATCGGCCCCGCGGCGTCCCAGCGCATCGCGGTCGTCCCGCGCATCGGCGTCCGGCGGCCCCGCGGTGACGGCCACGAGCGGCGCGCCCAGGGTCGACGCGATCAGGCGGCCCTCGCCCAGCACTTCGAGCGACGCGCGTGCGGGCCGATCCCCCTCGCGTTCGATGAAGACGACGACGCCAGCCACCAACCCACGACGCTATCGAACCGGCCGAAACGGGTCAAGAAACCGCGTCGCGGGCGCGAACGGGCCGCCGCGGAGCCGCAGTCAGCGCACCCGGCGGGACGCCACGCCGGCGCCGGGGCGCAACGGGCACCGGCCGGTACAGACGTCGACCTCCCAACCATGCCGGTCGCACACGAGCGCGCCGCCGTCGACGAAGCCGGACGACAGCGGCCCGCCGTCGTGCGGGCAGCGGTCGTCGACCGCGTACGCGCTGCCATCCGGCAGCACGACCAGCGCGACCGGCCGGCGGCCGAGCCGGGCGGGCACGACGCAGCCGGGTCGGGCGCGCCGCAGCGCCTGCCGCACCGTCGGCCGGTCGACCGGCGCGCCGGGGGCGAGACCCTCGATTGCCGCCGGCTCTGCGAGATCCAGCGCCGCGGCGAGGCTGCGCTTCGTCGCCACACCGCGACGCTAGCAGGCCGGGGTGACAGCGGGCGCGGCGGCGCGTCGCGGGCCGTAGCCGGTTCACTGCGACGGGTTCACTGCGACCGTCGTTCTCACTGGCGGCTACAGTAGCCAGGCGCCCGCCGGTCGCTTGCGTCACACGGCCCGCCAAGTTCTCGGAATTCATTTGCCGCCGAGGGCGGGGAAGTGGCATGTCGATTGCTCTTGTGCCGGGACAAGCCGAAGAGTCCGGCCGGCGAGACGCAGGACGCGAACACGCAGCGCAACTACCTCCAAGCGTCCGACAGGCACCCCCCAACCCAACGTAACGCGGGCCGGCTCTTCGCTTGTTTTTTTCTCGGCCCGCGTCACCGCGCCGAGCCCTCGGCGATCGCGCGCTGGCGCAGCCAGTGGTCGCACAGCACGATGGCCGCCATCGCCTCGACGATCGGGACGGCGCGCGGCAGCACGCACGGGTCGTGGCGACCGCGCGGCGCGATCGTCGTGTCGTTGCCCTCGACGTCGACGGTCGCCTGCGGCCGCAGGATCGTCGCCGTCGGCTTGAACGCCACGCGGACGTCGATCGCCTCGCCGTTGCTGATGCCGCCCTGGATGCCGCCGGATCGGTTGGTGCGGGTGCGCACGCGCTCTCCGTCGCGATAAAACAGGTCGTTGTGCTCGGAGCCGCGCATCGCCGCGCCCGCGAAGCCCGAGCCGATCTCGACGCCCTTGGCCGCCGGCAGGCTCATCATCGCCTTCGCCAGGTCCGCGTCGAGCTTGTCGAATACGGGGTCGCCGAGCCCCGGCGGCACACCGCGCGCGACGACCCGCACGATGCCGCCGAGCGAGTCGCCGTCGCGGCGGGCGGCGGCGATCGCGTCCATCATGTGCGCCGCCGCGCCCGCGTCTGGACACCGGACGGGCGTGCGGTCCACGTCGTCGGCGGTGACCGCCATCGCGTCGACGTCGGCCCGCAGCGTGCCGACCTGGTCGACCCACGCGACGATGTCGATGCCGGCCGCGGCGAGGACGCGCCGGGCGATGGCTCCGGCGGCGACCCGGCCGACCGTCTCGCGCGCACTCGCGCGTCCGCCGCCCGGCCACGCGCGGATGCCGTACTTGGCGTCGTAGGTGTAGTCGGCGTGCGACGGCCGGTACTTGGTCCGCATCTCGTCGTAGTCGCCGCCGCGCGCGTCCTCGTTGCGAACCAGCAGCGCGATCGGCGTGCCGAGGGTGAGGCCTTCGAACACGCCCGACAGGATTTCGACCCGGTCGGATTCCCGGCGCTGGGTGACCAGGCGCGACTGCCCCGGGCGGCGGCGGTCGAGTTCGCGCTGGATCGCGGCCTCGTCGAGGGCCACGCGCGGCGGGCAGCCGTCCACAACCGCCCCCACGGCCGGCCCGTGGGATTCGCCCCAGGTCGTCACCCGGAACAACCTGCCGAAACTGTTGCCCATATGGTCGAGACTACCACTTGCGTCGCGCGCGCCCTGCGAATACCGTACGCGGTCAGCGATGAAGACCTACAAACCGGAAGAGAAGCGCGTCGTCGGGTTCTTCGGTCACCGCGGATCGGGCAAGACGAGCCTCGTCGAGGCGTGCTTGTTCGACGCGAAGGCGACCACGCGGCTCGGCAGCGTCGAGCAGGGCACGCTCCATCTCGAAAGCGACCCGGAGGCGCTCGAGCGGCTGATGACGGTGCAGACGAACGTGGGGTTCGTCGAGTGGGAAGGCGTGTGGGTCGGGATGATCGACACCCCTGGCGACGCCAACTTCTGGGGAAACACCGCGCGCGCGTTCCGCGCGGTCGACGCGGCGGTGCTGTGCGTCAGCGGGGTCGACGGTCTCGAACCGCAGACGTTCCGCTGCGTCGAGGTGTTTCGCGAGCAGAAGATCCCGTTCGCGGTGTTCGTCACGAAGGTCGACAAGGAGGCGCAGACGTACGACGACGTCATCGCCGAGATCAAACAGGAGCTGTCGGCCAACGCGGCGGTGCTCGCGCTGCCGATCGGGCTCGGCCCCGACTTTTCCGGCGTGGCCGCGCTCCTGAGCGGCAAGGCCTTCCTCAAGGACGGCGCGGTCGGCGACGTGCCGGGCGACATGGCGGGAGCCGTCGACGCCGCGCGCGAACAGCTCGTCGATGCGGTGGCCGCGTCGGACGACGCGCTGATGGAGAAATACCTCGAGGAGGGCAGTCTCGGCGAGGACGAGTTGGCGACCGGGTTGAAGGCCGGCTTCCTCAAGGGGGAGGTGCTGCCGGTGTTCGTCGGCGCGCCGACGCTGGATGTGGGCGCGCGCCCGCTGCTGAACTTCATCAAGGCGGCGTTCCCGACGCCGCTCGAGCGCCCGGTGCTCAAGGGGACCAAGAACCTGCGCGAGGACGCGCCGCTCGAGCGCCGTCCCGGCGAGGGGGCGCTGGTCGCGCAGGTGTTCCGCACCCACTACGACCCGTTTGCCGGCAATCTGTCGTACGCGCGCATCTACTGCGGGGAGATGGCGCCGTCACAGGACGTGTACAACGCCACGAAGGAGGCGACCGACCGCCCGTCGCACATCTATTTCCCCATGGGCGGCACGAAAAACGGCGTGGAGTGCAAGAAGGCCACGACCGGCGACCTCGTCGCGCTCACCAAGCTCAAGAACACCTCGACCGGCGACACCCTGTGCGACAAGAGCGAGCCGTTCTGTCTGCCGCCGTTCGAGGAACCGGAGGCGCTGCTCAACTTCGGCATCGCGGCCAAGAGCAGCAAGGAAGAGGACAAGGTGTCGCAGGCCATCCAGAAGATGCGCGAGGAGGATCCGTCGCTGCGGTTCGAGCGCGATCCGCAGACGAAGGAGATGCTGCTCGGCGGCCTCGGCCAGGCGCACATCGACTACGTGGTCAACACGCTCAAGCGCCAGGGGCTCGAGGTGGTCCTCAAAGAGCCCAAGGTGCCCTACAAGGAGACGATCCGGGCGCCGATCCGCAACATCGAAGGTAAACACAAGAAGCAGACCGGCGGCAGCGGCCAGTTCGGCGTGTGTTACATCCACATCGAGCCGCTCCCGCGCGGCAGTGGCATC
This genomic stretch from Deltaproteobacteria bacterium harbors:
- a CDS encoding chorismate synthase; protein product: MGNSFGRLFRVTTWGESHGPAVGAVVDGCPPRVALDEAAIQRELDRRRPGQSRLVTQRRESDRVEILSGVFEGLTLGTPIALLVRNEDARGGDYDEMRTKYRPSHADYTYDAKYGIRAWPGGGRASARETVGRVAAGAIARRVLAAAGIDIVAWVDQVGTLRADVDAMAVTADDVDRTPVRCPDAGAAAHMMDAIAAARRDGDSLGGIVRVVARGVPPGLGDPVFDKLDADLAKAMMSLPAAKGVEIGSGFAGAAMRGSEHNDLFYRDGERVRTRTNRSGGIQGGISNGEAIDVRVAFKPTATILRPQATVDVEGNDTTIAPRGRHDPCVLPRAVPIVEAMAAIVLCDHWLRQRAIAEGSAR
- a CDS encoding electron transfer flavoprotein subunit alpha/FixB family protein, whose protein sequence is MVAGVVVFIEREGDRPARASLEVLGEGRLIASTLGAPLVAVTAGPPDADARDDRDALGRRGADRVVALRGAALGAPTAWQPHGAALYDAIEPARPLLILMAATPAGRDIAPRLAARLGGAFVAEPSIECGPRGDLVLSRPLFHARWLRRLTVTEIDRPVVATVSTGAFAPSRGRAGDAQLQWIDVPVRAAAPLAVLDETDDDGADLDRATVVVTVGAGVRSDRDVALVRDLAERLGGAFGATGSACAAGLAPRSREVGVGARHVAPRLYVACAASGSLAHLGAVAADAEIVAINTDPAAPIFRVASYGVIGPVGDVVPALIEAVP
- a CDS encoding elongation factor G; translated protein: MKTYKPEEKRVVGFFGHRGSGKTSLVEACLFDAKATTRLGSVEQGTLHLESDPEALERLMTVQTNVGFVEWEGVWVGMIDTPGDANFWGNTARAFRAVDAAVLCVSGVDGLEPQTFRCVEVFREQKIPFAVFVTKVDKEAQTYDDVIAEIKQELSANAAVLALPIGLGPDFSGVAALLSGKAFLKDGAVGDVPGDMAGAVDAAREQLVDAVAASDDALMEKYLEEGSLGEDELATGLKAGFLKGEVLPVFVGAPTLDVGARPLLNFIKAAFPTPLERPVLKGTKNLREDAPLERRPGEGALVAQVFRTHYDPFAGNLSYARIYCGEMAPSQDVYNATKEATDRPSHIYFPMGGTKNGVECKKATTGDLVALTKLKNTSTGDTLCDKSEPFCLPPFEEPEALLNFGIAAKSSKEEDKVSQAIQKMREEDPSLRFERDPQTKEMLLGGLGQAHIDYVVNTLKRQGLEVVLKEPKVPYKETIRAPIRNIEGKHKKQTGGSGQFGVCYIHIEPLPRGSGIEFENQIVGGAIPRQYIPSVEKGIRDALKRGPLTGHEVVDVKITLYDGKYHSVDSSDIAFQTAGRKAIKAAFTDKQAKPVILEPYMRLDVQCPADMVGDVMGDLNGRRGRVLNMETEGKRGKISASVPMAEVLK
- a CDS encoding non-heme iron oxygenase ferredoxin subunit, whose translation is MDLAEPAAIEGLAPGAPVDRPTVRQALRRARPGCVVPARLGRRPVALVVLPDGSAYAVDDRCPHDGGPLSSGFVDGGALVCDRHGWEVDVCTGRCPLRPGAGVASRRVR